GGAAACGGATGCCGATGGAGTTGTCGGAATAATGCCGTTCCACCCGCAGCCATTGTTCGTATCGTTTCAGCCACTCGGCGTCGATGTCTATAAAATAAAAGTCCAGCGAACGGCAGAATTTCGTCAGCGAGGTGCGGAGTTCCTGAAAGGTTTTGGCGTTGCCTACACGTTTCTCGGCCAGCAGGCGGTCGATGTAGTCGTTCAGATAGTCGCCGACGGTTCGGCGCACGACCTTGCGGGATGCCTTTTCAACGAGTGTGTTCAGCGTGTATTCCTTATCGCTGGTCTTGAAATCCATGACCTGACTTTGGAGTTCCTGCGTTTTCTGTTGGATAAGGGCTTCGATGCGTTCTTTGTCGGGACAGTTACGGCGCGGTTTACACTTTTCTGCATCCCAGTATTGCGGAGCGAGGGAAATGTGCAGACTGATGTACTTTCGTTTTCGGTTTTTCGTCAGCCGTAACATAATGGGATGCTGACCGTTGGATAATGTTTTGGATGTGTAGAGTACCGCCTCGATTGTCGTGTTCATCGGGAAAATTCGGTTTACACATTGGTTTACACAAACTGCGTAAACCGACGGAAAACGGGCTGAAAACAAGACACGAAAAAACCACCTACATTGCTGTAAGTGGTTGATTTTGAGAGTGACACCGACAGGACTCAAACCTGTAACCTTCTGATCCGTAGTCAGATGCTCTATTCAATTAAGCTACGGTGCCGAATTGCGAATGCAAATGTAGGGCAAAAATCCGAAACACGCAAATAATTGCTTAAAAAATTTAGTAAAAAAGATGATCCGGACGACGGGTGTTGTGCCATCGTTCGGATTATCAGTCGTTTAAAAAATGACGCTATTTCATCAATTCCTCCAGCCGGGACTGCAATTGCCTGCCGGGAAGGTTGCGGGCGACGATCACGCCGTCGGGCGAGATCAGGAAATTCGACGGAATGAAGCGGATGCCGTACATTGCTGCGGCAGGGCTTTGCCTGCCGCAGCCGGAGGACAGCACGTTCGTCCACGGCAGGTCGTTTTCGGCGAGAAACCGCTGCCAGCGTGCCGCATCGTGGTCGATCGACACCGCGTAGATCGAAAATCCGCGTCCGCTGAATGCGGCATAGGCTTCTTTCAGGTAGGGGATTTCCCGGCAGCAGGGACCGCACCACGTGGCCCAGAAGTCGAGCAGCACCCAGCGGCCGGGTCCTGCGAGCGACGAGAGGGCGACGGTCTCTCCGTCGGCGTCTTTCAGCGTGAGGTCCATGTAGGGTCGGCCGACGGACGAGCGTTCGACGGCTTCGATCTCGCGCCGTACGCTCGCCAGCACGGGGTGGTTCTGCAATTGGGCGGGGAACTGCGCGAGCCGTTCGCGGGGCTTCGCCGGGTCCGCATCGGTGCGGCGGGCGTAGAGGAATGCGCCCAGCAGGTTGTCGCGGTTGGCTTCCAGCGCGTCGCCGGGAATCTGCCGGTAAATCCGTCCCAGCGAGTCGAGTTTCCGCCTGCGCTCGGGTGTGTCCGGTTCGTTTTCCAGTGCCTGCAGGACGTTGCCGAGCGATACCTGCGCGGCATTCATGGCGTTGAATGCATCGTTGAGCGGCGTTCCGGTGAACTGGAAGCCGCGTACGTCGCCCGTGGGCTCGAGCCGGATGTCGGCCGCTTCGAGCAGGATCGGCGCCCCGATACGGCGGTCGTTGTGCGTCAGGTTGGCGATCGTCGGTTCGGAGACGTGTCCGCGGATGCGGAACGAACTGTCGCGGCGTATGACCGTCGTGGCCAGCACCGAGTCGTTCTCGTAGGGCGAGCACAGGCGGAGCGTGTCGCCCGGAGCGAGGTCTGCCCTGCCCGAAAGGGTGTAATTGGGGCCTCCGCAGCCGGATAGCGCCACGGCGGCGAGGATTGTCGGGCAAATTCTGTTCATCGGAAAGTCTTTATTTGAGTACTTCTGCGAGTTTTTCTTCGAGGTGTTCGCCGCGCAGGTTCTTCGCTACGATTTTACCTTCGGGTGAGATCAGGAAGTTTGCGGGGATGGAACTGACGGCATAGAGCGCTGTTGGATCGAATCCTCCGCCTTTTTTCTGTGCCACATTGATCCAGTTCATGCCTTGTTCGCCGATGATGTTTTCCCAACGGGTCAGGTCCGTGTCGAGCGATACGCCGTAGATTTCAAAGCCTTTGGCGTGAAAGGTTTCGTAGGCTTTCTTCAAATGGGGCACTTCGTTCATGCAGGGCGTACACCATGTGGCCCAGAAGTCGAGCAGCACCCAGCGGCCGGGACCTGTGAGTGACGAGAGCGCAATGGTCTCTCCGGCGGCGTTTTTACAGGAAAAATCGGTATAGGGTTGGCCGACAGCGCTCCGTGCGGTGGCCTGGGAGGCATCCTGCGACTTTTTCAACATCGGATGCGCTTGTATTCCGGGGGTGAATTGCGCCAGCCGGGCTTTGACTTTTTCGGGATTGTCCTTGATGTTCTGGAATTCGTAGCTGTTGAAGACCCAGGCTCCGAAAACATTGTCGAGGTTGGCGTCTACGGTTCGGGTATAGAGTGCATTCATTTCGGCCAGGATCGCTTGGAGCGACTGCCCCGGGGAGCCTTTGCGGAGTTTGTCTCCGAAGGCGTACATCGCTTCGTCGAATGCTTTTTTCCGGTCGTTGAGCGGTGTTCCGCAGACGACATAGCCGAATGCGGGATCGTATTTCTCGATTCGGATTTTTCCGGGTTCGAGGAAAAGCCAGGCGGGGTGGTTGGTTCGCTTCGCGTTGGCCAGGAAAACCAGGTCGGGAGTCGTAACGGTCCCTTGCAGCGAAACGGTCGTGTCGGCGTTCACGACACCGGCGGCGAGCACCGTGTTGTCGGAAGCCAGCAGATAGACCGAGTCGCCCGGAGGCAGTTCGTAGCGGCCTGTGATGGTGTAGTTTGCGCCTCCGCAACTGCATAGCAGGGCGGCGAGGGCGGTGGTCAGAAGGTTTTTCATGGCGGTGGGTAGTTTGGTGTTGGTTTTATTTGATCTCCCGGTCGGGATTCTTTTTCAGGAATTGCTCCCAGCTCTGCGAGCCGCCCTTGGAGGCGGCTTTTTTGCCGCCTCCGAGCCCCTTGACGCGTTCGTCGCCCAGCGCGGCGTTGAGCGGACTGGCCGAGGTGAAGTAGTGGCACAGGGCGACGGCCATGCCGTCCGTGGCGTCGAGCCGCTTGGGAGGGCGGTCGATGGCGAGCGTGCGGCAGACGATGGAGGCCACCTGCTCCTTGGCGGCCGATCCGCGGCCCGTGATCGACTGTTTGATGCGCATCGGGGCATATTCGAAAACGTCGATGCCGCGGCTCAACGCTGCGGCCATGGCCACGCCCTGCGCCCGTCCCAGCTTGAGCATCGACTGCACGTTCTCGCCGAAGAACGGCGACTCCAGCGCCACTTCGCGCGGGGCGTACTCGTCGACCAGCGCTCCCACGCGCTCGAAAATGTAACGCAGTTTGGCGTAGGGGTCGGGGAGCTTATGCAGGTCGATGTCGCCCAGCACCACCGAGCGCACCGTGCGCCCCTCGATCTCCAGCACGCCGTAACCCATGTAGTTCGTGCCGGGGTCGATGCCCATGATTCTGTATTTCTCGACGGATTTCATCTGCATTTTATGGAAAAAGCCCCTCCTTCCGGCTGTACGGAACGGAGGGGCCGGAATGTCGTTGGGGAATTACTGGGCCAGCAGTTCCGAGATCTTTTCGTAGAGCGCCTCGCCGCGCAGGTTCCTGGCGACGATCGTGCCCTGACCGTCGATCAGGAAGTTCGACGGAATGCCCTGGATGGCGTAATCCTTGGCGGCTTGGTTGTCGAAGCCTTTCACCTCGCTGACGTGCAGCCAGTTCATGCCGTTCTGCTCGACGGCGCCGAGCCAGTCGCCGCGGTCCTCGTCGAACGATACGCCGTAGATTTCGAAACCCTTCTTGCGGAACTCGTCGTAGGTCTTCTTCAGGTGGGGAACTTCGCCCATGCAGGGACCGCACCACGAAGCCCAGAAGTCGAGCAGGACATATTTGTTCGCCGGATTCCTGACCACCGATTCGAGCGATACCTGCTCGCCGTCGGCATTGGGCTGTGCGATGTCGATGAACGGCTGGCCGATGTCGGTCTTGATCATCTGCTCGGCGTTCTCCTTGAGCCGCACCAGTGCGTCGGTCTGCTGCATCTCGGCCGGGAATTTGGCGATCTCGTCGAGCAGTTCCTGCCCCGAAAGCTCGTAGCCGAGCTGCTGGGACAGCAGCATCACGCCGAAGAGGTTGTCGCGGTTCTGGTCCAGGACCGTGCGGGTCAGCTGTTCGTACTCCTGTTCGATGGCCTCGCGACGCTCGGCGGTGGTTTCCGGATTGCGGAACTCCTGCACGAGGGCGCTTCCGGCCGTGGCGTAGGCGTCGCTGGCGTCGTTGGCCGGCGTGCCCGTCACCTTCTTGCGGTAGGGGTTCTGTGCGTCGTCGGTCACGTTGATCGTGCCCGGTTCGAGGATCAGCATGGCGCCGAACGTCGCCCCGTCGTCGCGTGCGTCGCGCAGAATGGCCGTCTGCGGTTTCTCGGCTACGCCCTCGAAGCGGAACACCCCGTTGGTCACGGCCGCCGAATCGAGGATGTTGTCCTTCTCGTCGAAGAGGTAAACCATGCTGTTGGCTCCTTCGACCTTGCCGTCGACGACGTACTTGTTTTTGTTGGCGCAGCTGCACAACACGGCTGCCGCCGCTGCGAGGATCAGGATTTTTTTCATCGAATTATTTTTTTGTGAGTTCTGCAAGTTGTTTTTCCAGCGCGCGGACCTGCTGCGCCAGTTCGGGCAGGCGTTTGAACACGGCTGCCGAACGGTGGTACTGCATGCCCGGGAGGGCGGGGTATCCGAAGCGGATTTCGTCGTCGGGAACGTTCTTGTCGAGTCCGCTCTTCGAGCCGACCTTCACGCGGTCGCCGATGGTGACGTGGTCGGCGATGCCCACCTGACCCGCGAGGAAGCAGTTGCGGCCGACCTTCGAAGTTCCCGCGATGCCGGTCTGGGCCGACGACACGGTGTTCTCGCCGATCTGCACGTTATGGCCGATCTGGATCAGGTTGTCGAGTTTCACGCCCCGGCGGATGACGGTCGAGTCGGTCTTGGCGCGGTCGATGCAGGTGTTGGCGCCGATCTCCACGTCGTCCTCGATCACCACGTTGCCCAGCTGGGGAATCTTGTCGAATCCGCCCGCGGCGTTGGGCATGAACCCGAATCCGTCGGCGCCGATCACCGCCCCTGCGTGGAGGATGCAGTTCGCACCCACGATGCAGCCTTCGTAGATTTTGACTCCGGGGTAGAGCGTGGTGTTGTCGCCGATCCGGACGCCGCGGCCCACGTAGACCTGGGGGTAGATCTGGCAACCCTCGCCGATGACGGCCTCCTCCTCGACGACCGCGAAATCGCCGATGTAGCACTCCTGACCGACCTGCGCCCGTTCCGAGACCGATGCGCGGCCGCTGATCCCCTTGCGGCGGGGTTTGGCGGCGTTGTACATTTCGAGCAGTTTCAGGACGCAGGCGCCCGCGTCGTCCACCTTGACGAGCGTCGCGGCTACCGGCTGCGAAGGCTCGAACGCACGGTCGACCAGCACGATTGACGCGCCCGTGGTGTAGAGAAACGGTTCGTATTTGGGGTTCGTGAGGTAGGCCAGCGATCCGGCCCTGCCCTCCTCGATCGACGAAACGGTGTGTACCTTGGCGTCCTTGTTGCCGACGATGTCGCCGC
This Alistipes shahii WAL 8301 DNA region includes the following protein-coding sequences:
- the ruvC gene encoding crossover junction endodeoxyribonuclease RuvC, with the translated sequence MKSVEKYRIMGIDPGTNYMGYGVLEIEGRTVRSVVLGDIDLHKLPDPYAKLRYIFERVGALVDEYAPREVALESPFFGENVQSMLKLGRAQGVAMAAALSRGIDVFEYAPMRIKQSITGRGSAAKEQVASIVCRTLAIDRPPKRLDATDGMAVALCHYFTSASPLNAALGDERVKGLGGGKKAASKGGSQSWEQFLKKNPDREIK
- a CDS encoding TlpA disulfide reductase family protein, with amino-acid sequence MKNLLTTALAALLCSCGGANYTITGRYELPPGDSVYLLASDNTVLAAGVVNADTTVSLQGTVTTPDLVFLANAKRTNHPAWLFLEPGKIRIEKYDPAFGYVVCGTPLNDRKKAFDEAMYAFGDKLRKGSPGQSLQAILAEMNALYTRTVDANLDNVFGAWVFNSYEFQNIKDNPEKVKARLAQFTPGIQAHPMLKKSQDASQATARSAVGQPYTDFSCKNAAGETIALSSLTGPGRWVLLDFWATWCTPCMNEVPHLKKAYETFHAKGFEIYGVSLDTDLTRWENIIGEQGMNWINVAQKKGGGFDPTALYAVSSIPANFLISPEGKIVAKNLRGEHLEEKLAEVLK
- a CDS encoding TlpA disulfide reductase family protein, which codes for MKKILILAAAAAVLCSCANKNKYVVDGKVEGANSMVYLFDEKDNILDSAAVTNGVFRFEGVAEKPQTAILRDARDDGATFGAMLILEPGTINVTDDAQNPYRKKVTGTPANDASDAYATAGSALVQEFRNPETTAERREAIEQEYEQLTRTVLDQNRDNLFGVMLLSQQLGYELSGQELLDEIAKFPAEMQQTDALVRLKENAEQMIKTDIGQPFIDIAQPNADGEQVSLESVVRNPANKYVLLDFWASWCGPCMGEVPHLKKTYDEFRKKGFEIYGVSFDEDRGDWLGAVEQNGMNWLHVSEVKGFDNQAAKDYAIQGIPSNFLIDGQGTIVARNLRGEALYEKISELLAQ
- the lpxD gene encoding UDP-3-O-(3-hydroxymyristoyl)glucosamine N-acyltransferase, which encodes MMEFTAEMIAGFLGGDIVGNKDAKVHTVSSIEEGRAGSLAYLTNPKYEPFLYTTGASIVLVDRAFEPSQPVAATLVKVDDAGACVLKLLEMYNAAKPRRKGISGRASVSERAQVGQECYIGDFAVVEEEAVIGEGCQIYPQVYVGRGVRIGDNTTLYPGVKIYEGCIVGANCILHAGAVIGADGFGFMPNAAGGFDKIPQLGNVVIEDDVEIGANTCIDRAKTDSTVIRRGVKLDNLIQIGHNVQIGENTVSSAQTGIAGTSKVGRNCFLAGQVGIADHVTIGDRVKVGSKSGLDKNVPDDEIRFGYPALPGMQYHRSAAVFKRLPELAQQVRALEKQLAELTKK
- a CDS encoding TlpA disulfide reductase family protein; amino-acid sequence: MNRICPTILAAVALSGCGGPNYTLSGRADLAPGDTLRLCSPYENDSVLATTVIRRDSSFRIRGHVSEPTIANLTHNDRRIGAPILLEAADIRLEPTGDVRGFQFTGTPLNDAFNAMNAAQVSLGNVLQALENEPDTPERRRKLDSLGRIYRQIPGDALEANRDNLLGAFLYARRTDADPAKPRERLAQFPAQLQNHPVLASVRREIEAVERSSVGRPYMDLTLKDADGETVALSSLAGPGRWVLLDFWATWCGPCCREIPYLKEAYAAFSGRGFSIYAVSIDHDAARWQRFLAENDLPWTNVLSSGCGRQSPAAAMYGIRFIPSNFLISPDGVIVARNLPGRQLQSRLEELMK